In the Corynebacterium gerontici genome, one interval contains:
- the steA gene encoding putative cytokinetic ring protein SteA: MNAMSLFSRSEELPGLHAVARDCSPGSKGFKRLSAGDIAVIDAPDISRAFAQELINAQPKAVVNVARFSTGALPNYGPQMLLDAHIVLVEAVGASVWEGLRSGRKARLTDEGELYHGEKLVARGEVVQQLDAEAKFAEAQQSLVDRMEAYFGNTIQFIHSEAPLLIDGLGVPESGASLRDRKVLVVSAGIGHRDQMKALRNFIREFEPALIGVDAGADTLVEMGYRPDFIVGDPDGIGAEALRSGARVVLPADPDGHAVGLERIQDLGIGATTFPAAVDSATDLGLLLADFHGAEMIVNVGAPFDLEAVFAERPEASPSAMLTRMKVNRKLVDAGNIIDLYTVRGGAGLGWMWAILALLIAAAVFVLIAGSTGDGSFMENFTTTWNNIALWFQGLFK; the protein is encoded by the coding sequence ATGAACGCCATGAGTCTGTTCTCCCGTTCCGAGGAACTTCCTGGTCTGCACGCAGTGGCCCGAGATTGCTCTCCCGGCAGCAAAGGATTTAAGCGCCTTTCCGCAGGCGACATTGCGGTGATTGACGCCCCCGATATCTCGCGTGCTTTCGCCCAAGAGCTCATCAATGCTCAGCCGAAGGCAGTGGTCAATGTTGCCCGATTTTCCACGGGAGCACTACCGAATTATGGTCCCCAGATGTTGCTGGATGCCCACATTGTGCTTGTGGAGGCGGTAGGCGCATCGGTGTGGGAAGGGCTGCGCAGCGGTCGCAAGGCGCGACTGACCGACGAAGGTGAGCTCTACCATGGCGAAAAGCTCGTCGCTCGAGGCGAGGTGGTGCAGCAACTCGACGCCGAAGCGAAGTTTGCTGAAGCACAGCAGTCCCTCGTGGATCGCATGGAGGCATATTTCGGCAATACCATCCAATTCATTCATTCGGAAGCTCCTTTGCTAATCGACGGTCTCGGCGTGCCAGAAAGTGGTGCTTCGCTCCGAGACCGGAAGGTGCTCGTTGTGTCGGCTGGTATCGGACATCGAGATCAGATGAAGGCATTGCGCAACTTCATTCGGGAGTTTGAACCTGCACTCATTGGTGTGGATGCGGGTGCAGACACACTCGTTGAAATGGGCTATCGACCCGATTTTATCGTTGGGGATCCTGATGGCATCGGCGCTGAGGCGCTTCGTAGCGGTGCCCGAGTGGTACTGCCCGCTGATCCCGATGGCCATGCGGTTGGGCTCGAAAGAATCCAGGATTTGGGCATCGGCGCCACCACCTTCCCGGCCGCGGTTGATTCAGCAACCGATCTTGGGTTGCTGTTGGCGGACTTCCACGGCGCTGAGATGATCGTCAATGTTGGTGCCCCATTCGACCTCGAGGCGGTATTTGCAGAACGTCCGGAGGCATCCCCCTCGGCCATGCTCACTCGCATGAAGGTGAATAGGAAGCTTGTAGATGCTGGCAATATCATCGACCTCTACACCGTGCGTGGTGGTGCCGGACTTGGCTGGATGTGGGCCATTTTGGCGTTGCTCATCGCGGCCGCGGTGTTCGTCCTGATTGCCGGTTCAACAGGTGACGGCAGCTTTATGGAGAACTTCACCACAACCTGGAACAACATTGCATTGTGGTTCCAAGGACTGTTCAAATAG
- the recN gene encoding DNA repair protein RecN: MLADLTIENLGVIPQSTLELSEGLTVLTGETGAGKTMVVTGLRLLCGGRADASRVRSGADKAVAEGRFLVDSLAEQDRESALAVLEDAGGAVDEAGEVIALRSVSAQGRSRAYLGGRSTPAATLAQFTEQLLTIHGQNDQLRLLNADRQREALDRFEPKIGPILREYTDAFRRWRKLSKEYEQKLRSRQELALESDRLQFAIDEIQAVDPQPGEDQELVSTIRKLEGLDALKEAASSALAAIDGAEVLGDFGGDTPGGASDAVGLAHSALIGVEESELASIAQRLDAVSSELSELSGELGRFLGGLPADSEQLEQLLQRQQDIKKLTRKYAPDIDGVLLWLAKAEQKLAQLDASPEALEALQREVEQAQSRMESLGARVSAARVSAAQHLGRLVSQELQGLAMPKARFEVRITEQTPQVHGYDAVEFLLAPNAALEAKPLATSASGGELSRVMLALEVILSTGSHGTTLVFDEVDAGVGGKAAVEIGRRLAKLAQHHQVIVVTHLPQVAAYADTHLHVAKDVGETSVTSGVSNLDAQQRTEELSRMLAGLDDTETGKAHARELLERAQREVEAMRG, from the coding sequence ATGCTTGCGGATCTGACCATCGAAAACCTCGGCGTCATCCCACAATCCACGCTTGAACTCAGCGAAGGGCTCACCGTACTTACCGGTGAAACCGGCGCAGGCAAAACAATGGTGGTAACCGGTCTGCGCCTATTGTGTGGCGGGCGCGCGGATGCATCGAGGGTGCGAAGTGGTGCGGACAAAGCCGTTGCTGAGGGGCGTTTCTTGGTCGATTCTTTGGCCGAGCAGGATCGCGAGTCGGCGCTCGCAGTGTTGGAGGACGCTGGTGGAGCCGTCGACGAAGCCGGAGAAGTTATCGCTCTGCGTTCGGTAAGTGCGCAGGGCCGGTCGCGTGCCTATCTTGGTGGACGCTCAACCCCAGCCGCAACGCTGGCGCAGTTCACCGAGCAATTGCTCACGATCCACGGTCAAAACGATCAATTGCGACTGCTCAATGCCGACCGGCAGCGCGAGGCTCTGGATCGTTTTGAACCAAAAATCGGACCGATCCTCAGGGAGTACACTGACGCTTTTCGCCGTTGGCGGAAGTTATCCAAAGAATACGAACAAAAGCTTCGCTCGCGTCAGGAACTGGCCCTCGAGTCTGATCGCTTGCAGTTTGCGATAGACGAGATTCAAGCAGTGGATCCGCAGCCAGGTGAAGACCAAGAGCTGGTGTCCACTATCCGAAAGTTGGAAGGCCTGGATGCGCTGAAAGAAGCCGCGAGTAGTGCGTTGGCAGCTATTGACGGTGCTGAAGTTTTGGGGGATTTCGGCGGAGACACCCCTGGCGGCGCCTCGGATGCCGTGGGCCTGGCGCATAGTGCGCTGATTGGTGTGGAAGAGTCTGAGCTTGCCTCCATTGCGCAGCGTTTGGACGCGGTCAGTAGTGAACTGTCTGAACTGTCCGGCGAGCTGGGCCGATTTCTTGGTGGCTTACCCGCAGATTCTGAACAACTAGAACAATTGCTGCAACGCCAGCAAGACATTAAGAAACTCACCAGGAAATATGCTCCTGATATCGACGGCGTGTTGCTGTGGCTTGCCAAAGCCGAGCAGAAACTCGCACAGCTCGATGCATCACCGGAGGCTCTGGAGGCGTTGCAGCGAGAAGTTGAGCAGGCCCAAAGTCGTATGGAATCCCTCGGTGCCCGAGTGAGCGCAGCGAGAGTGAGCGCAGCCCAACACTTAGGTCGCCTGGTTAGCCAAGAACTTCAAGGGCTTGCGATGCCGAAGGCACGATTCGAGGTTCGGATCACCGAGCAAACCCCGCAAGTTCACGGCTACGACGCCGTGGAGTTCCTGCTGGCACCGAACGCCGCGCTGGAAGCCAAACCGCTTGCCACCTCGGCTTCCGGAGGTGAGCTTTCCAGGGTGATGCTCGCTTTGGAAGTCATCTTGAGCACGGGATCGCATGGAACCACCCTGGTTTTTGATGAAGTGGATGCCGGCGTCGGTGGTAAAGCGGCGGTGGAGATTGGGCGTCGTCTAGCGAAGTTGGCACAACATCACCAGGTCATCGTGGTCACGCACCTCCCCCAAGTGGCGGCGTATGCGGACACGCATTTGCACGTTGCAAAGGACGTTGGCGAAACGTCCGTGACTTCTGGGGTATCCAATCTTGACGCTCAGCAGCGCACCGAGGAATTATCCCGAATGCTTGCGGGTTTGGACGATACTGAAACCGGTAAAGCACACGCCCGAGAGCTGTTGGAGCGGGCGCAGCGAGAGGTTGAAGCGATGCGGGGTTGA